The genomic interval TTcattaatttcaataattaatgtaaatagAATATGAGCACTTTACCCTTGCTTATCTAGAAATGTTCATTCGAACaacaacttattattataaatagcaTAAACATACAAAAGGTGAAACCTCattctatattttttatcttcattaaattaagttaatatacctactttatctacAACTAAAGATTTTGACTCCTACACCATAGTCCatactattattttaaattcgaaagtgtgtctgtctggctgctagcttttcacggcccaacagctaaaccaattttgatgattttaggtataaatttagtttacattccggggaaggacatcggctactttctatcccggaaaatcaaagagttcccacaaaataaaaaaaaatcaatccacgcggatgaagtcgcgggcatcatctagttttgtAATCAAATAACTAGGCAAGGATACTTATCAGAATACTTTTTTCggtatttataaattaataggtaggtacctaaaacataattattgatAACAGtattctacattttttttttatatttttttaataatttaaatgtcaaatgagtagaaaaacaaataaataggtaggtacttagtgtaAAAACAATGCCCCATGAATCACAGATGCAAAATATTCTTAGGTTAACTAAGCTAACTCTGCCACAATGTGCAGTGGCACATTGTGGCAGAGTTAGCTTTTATTTCAAAGCAAACTTTATGGGTCGATTCATACTGATTACTGAGATGTTTCAAAGCatacttttcttttctttctgcTTCAAACAAATAGGTATATACATGAACATTGTACATATACTTACATTATACAATTAAAGTGGAGATAAGGAACAGTAGTCAACGACAGTAATCAGCCTGCagtcagtgttgccagtggcagatagtcaattgtaacacgtgacatctcaaaatgtaacattttcacgagaaaagtaacatttccttatttttcgtggaaaataaaagtaataaggtacacaggttaatatggcactttattatacaaaaatttaaacagttttcttgtcccattagttaagcttaaaaagaatcgtaataataataattattgttgattgaataaattgactgctgatcctgaaaaagaaaaacaaatcaatatgtaaaataataatataccaacggatctaaaaatgtctttgaatagctataacttatttgttaggtaatcaatttttattacaagtgtaaattaaaaatttatatcaccccaacacgtgaaggttacattaactagaaaagagctgataactttcaaacggctgaaccgattttctttgattatagctaagaacactctccatcaagccacctttcaaacaaaaaaactaaattaaaatcggttcattagtttgagagctacgatgccatagacagatacacagatacacacgtcaaacttataacacccctcttttttggatcgggggttaaaaagattaaaatcgtcttatatcgggcgatctggcaacacaggactgtttgagtttgagggCTACGCgctaggtggactttgtctgtgtagcgtttcatggcgcgcgtgtggtgcctttttggagcgtttttttttgtttaaagtggctggtttttgtgtttcactagcgtttttggtgctagaaccatgctggaactaactgggaagcgctctaaaggggcgccgtgcgtatgtcggcgagcgctggcacagacgaagtccttacttaactatatagtttccctaacttgaaaatatttacaaacttgacattggctaatctttgtaaagccagacgagagaataaaaaaaaacgcactaggtaggtacgcagtgaagaaaattacgcgggaatttcaaattcgttttgttaactgaacaatacttggtctcagcaaatagatcgatagattcgatagcaaaactcaaattttaagttacgccggccggtatctactcagctcgctctcattcctgtaaagaaaaccgaagttacctacaacaataactaagtagtaaatagctaaatgaacttctggaaactaatgtgacttaataataagatgacagtcaatacaaaaacgaactgctttcagttgcaaatactatgactttgtttttgcattactgattccctaattagttaactacttacttatttacttaaaactacattgtatacaacatttacttaccaagcaagtagtgttagcaacacaaatacacagtcgataaggataacgaacaaaccaatcactttcgaattttgacgaaataaagatacaattttttttgtacttagatacataactacaatatcactaccccgcatAATACGTCCATgcccgcaacgaataactttattatccaaaacaaagttcagtcacagagaaaaacaaacaacacttttttaatcacagagtaattacaaaacaaagtgaacttagaccaataacttagagaaagtgaaataaactaacaaatgggtCAATTACGACaaacaaaaactgttttggatgcgttccgtttcacgattatttttggtttgctgggaaaaatttgaatatttttatgaagtcctaaaagtaacgtaaagtaacattttgagtcgtgtaacatggaggaaacatgagggggtcaaaagtaacgtaaaatgttacaaaagtaacattctggcaacgctgccTGCAGTAGTGAAGTATAGgtactttgaaatattttagaaaacaTGCGAATCCAACTTTGCGCTAATGTGccttcaatatttaaaaatatttgtattttctgCTTCTGTACAAAGTACGACTTTCTACTaattagtaaaatatatttgtaactaaaaatattttatttgaaagaacTAAAgtctaattaatattattaatagcaTTTCATACCTAATTAGGTATTACATAGCATTCTAAAATCTAATAGACATTGAATTGACGAGTTTCGGCaggttataaataattttaatattattatacatacttactagaaattaaaaataatcgtATGATCCTGTAATTTCTACTCTTTAATACAGCTCTACCTAGCTAGTTATATTAATATTTGAGAATTTTTAAGTATTGACTTACCTAATACTTATTAGCTTAAGGATTGGGCAAACAAAATGCGAGACGACAGCGTGTAGAGCGATATGTTTAACACACaacttttaagaaaaatatttaaatcaagaAACATTCCATTATGTAAAATCTAAacgaaaattcaattttttcataGGCTTCATTAAGGCTTTCATTAACTTCAAATAACGATTGGATTTTTAAACCTGTAACTCAGTTTAGCTAATAGAGCTTGGAGGACATTTTCTAAGCATATGATAGTTATAACTTTCTgtgttaaataaaattcttaattgctagatagatatttaaataattaaagtgTTTTCGAATTTGTTAAgtgaatttaccactggttcggagtgCCTAAAACTGCTAAGTTTCTTGCTAGACTCTTTTTGGTAAAATACTTTTTCAAGTAGAGTAAAATTGCCACAATTGgtctacatgaaataaaataatgttacattaagaatttttagaattttttacaTGTGATTAGTGTTACGTTCTATCGCATTGCCGTCGTCACGCTTTATGTTTGTCCAGAGTTTAATTGGTTATTTCTACGGTTCACTCTTAACGGTCGGATCTCAAGACGGAGGGTCTGGCGGGGCGGGCGGTCCCGCAGTGGGCGGCTGAAGGAGCTTCGCAGCGGCCGGCAGACCAGCCAGGTCGAACCCTGGAGGCGGCACTATGCCGGCGGCTGTTGCCGTGCCTTGTAAGTACGCTACTAACCTGGAAAATAGGgagataagaaaaaaattatgtaaaactataatatttaaaagatatatattttaaaaagaaaaaaccggtcaagtgcgagtcggactcgcacacaaagggttctgtaacatcgtacaaggtatacctaacacttttatataGAAGACTGCAAGCTAATGACAGACTGCACTATCTGTATGTGGTTTAGTAAACTAATTCTTTCATAAacacatcttaattttttttgtgatgtaaccataaatttacggttttcggattttttcatttacttgtgctataagacctaccaacctgccaaatttcatgattctaggtcaacgggaattaccctataggttttcatacgatatacggacagacggacaatcAGACAGACTCTACCAGGGACCCTTGGCTTAAACCTTAAAAACTTAACTATAAACATTGAAAGGACAATTTTCTACCAAAACTCCTAGAATGTGAGAGCAAAGAAACTTAGAAAATGTAGTGTGAGAGTCATGACTAAATCGAAACTATAAGTTCCACAACCTATGCGAATAGTTTCCGTAcgacaataattatttaatgatcAGTGGATAGATTTGAATTTACGATTCTTGGATTTTAGGCTTCTAGAGAGACTATGGAAGGCGGAAATTCGaaaaaaactatgttttttATGTAGGCTTCTATGATCTTACCTCCTTAGTTCCTCAAGTGCGCTGGCTTGCATAAGGATATAGTTTTTGGCTAAAAGCAGTGTTGCTATTTTGGACAGCTTCCTCACAGAAGGTGAATGGGCGTATGGTATAACACTCCGTAGCTCATCTAGGGCATCGTTCtgaaattgataaataataagatAAGGCAGAGAAAGAGAGGCAggaggaattaaaaaaaaccggtcaagtgcaaccTCGCTCATTTAGGTTTCCATATTAGATTGCTAAAAGCTGAATAACATGACCTGCGCACCTGATAGTAATGCTCGCAACATTACAGCGCGGCGGTGTCTTCGTGGTACTTAGTAAAGTCAATGTACAGGAGAAAGCGTAATAGTAGGCTTTTACAGTAAAGGTTAACTCTAATAAGTCTTCATAAATGCTTAAAGTACCGATGTGGACCTCATGTGATATCTTTTAATGCAGTTTTGTGTTACTTGGGTGATCATCATATTTTGGGTCTATGAAATATACcgcatcgcaataaaccgtgaaagaaaactccaaaaaatgttcgttttggtcacagcttataaacgtacttaatttataaatcGCTGTTTTCAGCCCTTGTTATTTGAATACAGTATAGACAAAATTACCATATAGATTTCTGTTTTTGAGGATTATTTATAGCCAATCATAATATATTCTTCCGTATATCAAGCACTTCAGCTTTATTAATTCTCATTAAGATTTATGGTAGATTAGATACTTACTAAATCATGCATTCTTCTTCGTTCCCGTGCGTTTATGTTCAGTCGGACATTTTTGCCTTGTCGCATTTTCTGTTTCGATTTTCCATCTCCGATTGGTCTGAAAAAtaaaggtacttacttatttaacttttttacattccgatattatattacttaggtaAAATACATGCATATTAGCTAGTGGAATAAACAGTGCGAATTAAATATATGGCACgaggtagtaggtaagtaattttcaagattttttattttattctatcacTATCTTAGtgcttgactgcgatctcatatgatggtaagtgatgatacagtctgtAATAGAAGGGTGTAAAACCTGGAAAAGCTGTCAGTTTAATAAACCTATACACTAATCGATTTCTATAAGTCCTCGTCCTGGTATAGTAAAAGCTTGGTTTATCGATAATAGCTTTATTAAAAGGGTGGTAACGACCCTTGACCGAAACTTCCCACAAGATACAAATTGGATATTCTCAAGTAGACGCAGTCGGGAATGAAACTTCCATACACCAATTACAGGGAGGTCGTTAAGTGCTATATACTAGGTATGTACTAACTGTATTAGCGATTTCTAACCCCCGCGGAATTATTACAGGGGCTCCAGTGAAGGGAAGCGTAACAAGTGCTTCTCGTACTGAATGGAGTGCATTGAACAGGGTTGTACTATGCCGTATGTTTCATCTACTAACGATCACTAGGGTCATAGATAAGAATTTAGGGCAGCTATTCGACTTGTATTTTAGTGTTGTTAGGATGAGAGTAACATAATATACCaacatataatttataaatctgTATGATTATCGCTTCGAATACTTCTGTTTCTGTtgttttaataagtaggtagtcaCCACCTAGGTAGTAACTTTCGTGGAGTAGGTAATATTTCTCCATTTCTTACTGGTGTTATTTTGTTtcgttttaaatataaatagtttcgagttttctaatattttattgtcGTCATCTTAACACTATTGTATTTCGGGACATTCCAAGGCACAGGAGGTCGTAGTTTAGAAAcagtaacttaaaatttaaggtATTAAGTAAATCTTATTTTCATGTACATAatggtataggtacataaagttTCTTCTTGCGCATTTGACGCATGCGTAGACGAATGGTAAATAAAACATATGTTTTGGACGGTAGCAATacatatctatatctatacaaaGTATGAAAACTAACCTTTGACCATAGCTCGTCCCGGGTTCCGGCTGGTTTTCATCTGTGGGATAGCAGTGTTGCGGAGGCGGAGGCTGGCCTCCTTGCATGTAGAAGCCGCCGAGGCCGACAGCACCCAGCGGCGTCCGTCTCCCCGGCACCGACTGCGGAGGAGAGTGCGACTCGCCCAGAGGCACTCCTTCCCAAGACCTCCGCCCCtccattataaaaaaaagctaGCACATAACACTAAAAAGGTTCCGGTtttataagataaaaaaaaagttgtctatgaTAGTTTAAAAACACATAACACTGGCTGGAGTATTGACGGACGTTTGAATTTGGAACGGCGTTGACAGACTGTGAAGCTGTGCGGCGAGAAGTCGAGGCGGTCCGTGGATCGATCAGGGCACGCAGCTGGGGCGCGCACCCCTCTCATCTCCGGCATTGTTCGGGATGCGAATGTGATTTATATTGTCGTACCCATCGAATCGGTGCGTCTATTGTTCTGGGCATTATGGTCATGATGCTTGAACAATTAATATTCGATTTCATGCCTATATTATATAAAGCTGCGATAGcatagtggttaggacgtctgcCTCCTCGGAactcgggggttcgatcccgggcacgcagctctaacttttcagagttatgtgcgttttaagtaattaaatattacttgatttaacggtgaagggaactggaaaacatcgtcaggaaatctgcatgtctgagaTTTCTGTAAAGGTAGCGCATTTATTAGTTTAAGGAAGACAAAGGAAAACAAATCGGTTATCGGCATTCCAGAAGGAATCATGCATTATATCttgttttgatataatatattttgcaGTTTTGTAAGTGGGTTAAATGCATATGAGCCTCATAGTATTAAATCATTCAAACTGGATTTACGCTTTGTTGTTTCAGGGATTTCCACGCTGCGAATCAGCGCTACACGAAGGAAAGTTtgataatgttttcaaagatacAAATTCTAAAATTATCTAAGTGTGGAGCGTTGAGTGCTGTTATTGTTTACTAAAATTTATATAAgactgagtaggtacctacctaaaatcaTACAGTATACCTACTAAAACCACTGGGTACTTTTCCTTATAGTGAAGATACCTATTACATTATGTTTGCatttatgaaatattatatacctagataccttctattatttttaattgaccTGCATAATGAACTTATTTTTCCGTTTAATGTTCGCGCTAATTgttcaaatataataaaactgctgcacttacatatattttgaaacttttaatcGGAGAAAG from Maniola jurtina chromosome 1, ilManJurt1.1, whole genome shotgun sequence carries:
- the LOC123864353 gene encoding class E basic helix-loop-helix protein 22; this encodes MEGRRSWEGVPLGESHSPPQSVPGRRTPLGAVGLGGFYMQGGQPPPPQHCYPTDENQPEPGTSYGQRPIGDGKSKQKMRQGKNVRLNINARERRRMHDLNDALDELRSVIPYAHSPSVRKLSKIATLLLAKNYILMQASALEELRRLVAYLQGTATAAGIVPPPGFDLAGLPAAAKLLQPPTAGPPAPPDPPS